In Bacillus sp. Marseille-Q1617, a genomic segment contains:
- a CDS encoding Glu/Leu/Phe/Val dehydrogenase, with amino-acid sequence MISQTRDIVQKSLDALLEDEHFLPELQGDAREQAFTSLTAILSTPNHVHKSFLRVPLENGRVDRIPAFRVQHNNALGPYKGGIRFHESVNEDEVVNLASLMTLKNALHDVPFGGGKGGIIINPRDYTDKELNLIAKKYVQYFSDVIGPDKDIPAPDMGSGEREMDWMMSEYKSIHPGYPYRGSFTGKSVINGGSLGRREATGKGVFFTFRYMIHDFIKNQKNLLTKTDNVFAKTALKYEDKPLTISVQGFGNVGSVAALEAYQSTHLKNKVVAVSDRNVTLYNSDGLDIPALIEFTMRNKGDLPTTPEQLKEIDTKAEISDREDVLYLDVDVLILAALEDQIHKDNMEKVKAGILVEGANAPVTTEADKFLSDKGVIIVPDILANAGGVIVSYFEWLQGRETQFYSEDQVFSRLYEKMQATLDTVLPQFFGDPFPLRQNCYIHSVTKLSTILYRQGKLY; translated from the coding sequence ATGATCAGCCAAACACGTGACATTGTCCAGAAATCGCTGGACGCTTTACTGGAAGATGAACACTTTTTACCGGAATTGCAAGGGGATGCGAGGGAGCAGGCTTTCACTTCGCTGACAGCCATTCTGTCCACCCCGAATCATGTACATAAATCTTTCCTGAGGGTGCCGCTGGAAAATGGGCGGGTCGACCGCATTCCCGCTTTCCGGGTGCAGCATAACAACGCATTGGGCCCGTATAAAGGAGGGATCCGTTTCCACGAGTCCGTCAATGAAGACGAAGTGGTGAACCTCGCGTCGCTCATGACTCTCAAGAACGCCCTTCATGACGTTCCGTTCGGGGGAGGGAAAGGCGGTATCATCATCAATCCGCGGGATTACACGGACAAAGAACTGAACCTGATTGCCAAGAAGTATGTCCAGTATTTCAGTGATGTCATCGGACCCGACAAGGATATCCCGGCGCCCGACATGGGGTCAGGGGAACGCGAGATGGACTGGATGATGTCCGAGTATAAAAGCATCCATCCTGGCTATCCCTATAGGGGCAGCTTCACGGGTAAAAGCGTCATAAATGGTGGTTCACTGGGGCGCAGGGAAGCGACCGGTAAGGGCGTATTTTTTACGTTCCGTTATATGATCCATGATTTTATTAAAAACCAGAAGAATCTGCTGACGAAGACGGATAATGTGTTTGCCAAGACTGCCTTGAAATACGAAGATAAGCCGCTTACCATTTCCGTGCAGGGATTCGGAAATGTCGGGTCTGTCGCGGCTCTTGAAGCCTACCAGTCCACTCATCTGAAGAACAAGGTCGTCGCTGTCAGCGACAGGAACGTGACGCTTTACAACAGTGACGGGCTGGATATTCCCGCATTGATTGAATTTACGATGAGAAATAAAGGAGACCTGCCGACAACCCCTGAACAATTGAAGGAGATTGATACGAAAGCCGAAATATCAGATCGCGAAGATGTCCTGTATCTGGATGTGGATGTCCTCATCCTCGCCGCCCTGGAAGACCAGATCCATAAAGACAATATGGAAAAAGTGAAGGCTGGCATCCTCGTCGAAGGAGCGAACGCCCCTGTCACCACGGAAGCCGACAAATTCCTGAGTGACAAGGGAGTCATCATCGTACCGGATATCCTCGCCAATGCCGGCGGTGTGATCGTCTCTTATTTCGAATGGCTGCAGGGAAGGGAAACCCAGTTTTATTCAGAAGATCAGGTATTCAGTCGCCTATACGAAAAAATGCAGGCAACTCTGGATACGGTCCTTCCGCAATTCTTCGGAGACCCATTCCCACTCCGCCAGAACTGCTATATCCACTCCGTCACCAAGTTGTCGACCATCTTATACAGACAGGGGAAACTTTATTGA
- a CDS encoding galactokinase, whose product MEFQKLSESFQKIFGQAAERAFFAPGRINLIGEHTDYNGGHVFPGAITFGTYAFARKREDRLVRMYSLNFEEKSIIEFDVDSLDFDKKHDWSNYPKGMIRYLKEAGHNIDTGMDVLYFGNIPNGAGLSSSASIELATGVLLQGMFSLDTERLELVETGKKVENEFIGVNSGIMDQFAIGMGKKGTGILLDTHTLHYQYAPLDLEHHKIIIMNTNKRRELAGSKYNERRKECESALKSLQEVVDISSLGDLTEEEFEQHKRVIAGETEQKRAKHAVYENRRTLKALACLKNGQLAEFGKLMNESHVSLRDDYEVTGKELDALVEAAWNQPGVVGARMTGAGFGGCAIAIVENEYVERFIAEVGKEYKEEIGYEAAFYTADIGDGAKELDKEVIV is encoded by the coding sequence ATGGAGTTTCAAAAGCTTTCAGAGAGCTTTCAGAAGATATTCGGTCAAGCGGCGGAAAGGGCATTCTTTGCACCGGGCCGCATCAACTTGATCGGTGAACACACGGATTATAATGGGGGGCATGTTTTTCCAGGTGCGATCACGTTCGGCACATACGCATTTGCACGGAAAAGGGAGGACCGGCTTGTCAGGATGTATTCGCTGAATTTTGAAGAGAAGAGCATCATCGAATTTGACGTCGACTCACTTGACTTTGACAAAAAACATGATTGGTCAAACTATCCGAAAGGGATGATCCGTTATTTAAAAGAAGCAGGCCACAACATCGATACCGGGATGGACGTCCTTTACTTTGGCAATATCCCGAACGGGGCTGGGCTGTCATCATCGGCTTCCATCGAACTTGCGACCGGGGTGCTACTTCAAGGAATGTTCAGCCTTGATACGGAACGCCTCGAGCTTGTGGAAACCGGTAAAAAGGTGGAGAACGAGTTCATCGGTGTCAACAGCGGGATCATGGATCAGTTCGCCATCGGCATGGGGAAAAAGGGAACGGGCATCCTGCTTGATACCCATACCCTTCACTATCAATATGCCCCGCTCGATCTCGAACACCATAAAATCATCATCATGAATACGAATAAACGCCGCGAGCTGGCAGGCTCGAAATACAATGAGCGCAGGAAGGAATGTGAATCCGCGCTGAAAAGTCTGCAGGAGGTGGTCGATATCAGTTCTCTCGGCGATTTGACCGAGGAAGAATTCGAACAGCATAAACGGGTGATCGCGGGTGAAACCGAACAGAAGCGGGCAAAGCATGCTGTTTACGAAAACCGCCGGACATTGAAGGCGCTGGCTTGCTTGAAGAACGGACAGCTCGCAGAATTCGGGAAGCTGATGAATGAATCCCACGTGTCGCTGCGTGATGATTACGAGGTGACGGGAAAAGAACTTGATGCCCTCGTGGAAGCAGCCTGGAACCAGCCGGGCGTTGTCGGGGCGAGGATGACAGGTGCCGGGTTTGGCGGCTGCGCGATTGCGATTGTGGAAAATGAATATGTGGAACGTTTTATTGCAGAAGTAGGGAAAGAATATAAGGAAGAAATCGGCTATGAAGCGGCATTTTATACAGCAGACATCGGTGACGGTGCAAAAGAATTAGACAAAGAGGTGATCGTATGA
- the galE gene encoding UDP-glucose 4-epimerase GalE: MNVLVLGGAGYVGSHAVYQLVEKGYRTIVVDNLQTGHEGAIHKDAVFYKGDIRDKHFLRYVFENESIDGVIHFAANSLVGESMENPLKYFDNNVYGTQVTLEVMKEFGVKNIVFSSTAATYGEPEQVPITEDMVTNPTNAYGETKLAMEKMMRWCDEAYGIKFVSLRYFNVAGARTSGEIGEDHDPETHLIPIILQVALEQREHITIFGEDYDTPDGTCIRDYIHVDDLIEAHLLALNYLKETGESNIFNLGSSQGFSVKEMIDAARKVTGHPIPAKVGERRAGDPSKLIASSDKAKSVLGWHPSRTSIERIIGDAWNWHENHPYGYRDGKGE; encoded by the coding sequence ATGAACGTGTTAGTGCTTGGCGGTGCAGGATATGTAGGTTCCCACGCAGTCTATCAGCTGGTGGAAAAGGGATACCGTACGATTGTGGTGGATAATCTTCAGACAGGTCATGAAGGGGCCATCCATAAGGATGCTGTCTTCTATAAAGGTGACATTCGCGACAAGCATTTCCTTCGCTATGTTTTTGAAAACGAAAGCATTGACGGCGTCATCCACTTTGCAGCAAACTCGCTTGTCGGCGAATCTATGGAAAATCCGCTGAAATACTTTGATAACAACGTGTACGGCACTCAGGTGACGCTTGAAGTCATGAAAGAATTCGGCGTGAAGAACATCGTCTTTTCATCGACTGCCGCAACATACGGTGAACCCGAGCAGGTGCCGATCACGGAGGACATGGTGACAAACCCGACTAACGCGTACGGTGAAACGAAGCTCGCGATGGAAAAGATGATGAGATGGTGCGACGAGGCATATGGCATCAAATTCGTTTCGCTCCGTTACTTCAATGTGGCAGGTGCGAGAACGAGCGGTGAAATCGGCGAGGATCATGACCCGGAGACCCACCTGATCCCGATCATCCTCCAGGTTGCCTTGGAGCAGCGTGAGCATATCACGATCTTCGGTGAAGATTACGATACACCGGACGGCACATGCATTCGTGATTATATCCATGTCGACGATCTGATTGAAGCTCATCTATTAGCCTTGAATTATTTGAAGGAAACCGGGGAAAGCAATATCTTCAACCTTGGCAGCAGCCAGGGCTTTTCTGTAAAAGAAATGATCGATGCCGCGCGCAAGGTGACCGGGCATCCGATTCCGGCAAAGGTCGGGGAGAGAAGAGCAGGTGACCCGAGCAAGCTGATCGCTTCTTCTGACAAGGCAAAGAGCGTGCTTGGCTGGCATCCTTCAAGAACTTCGATTGAAAGGATCATCGGGGACGCCTGGAATTGGCATGAAAATCACCCATACGGCTACAGAGACGGAAAGGGAGAGTGA
- a CDS encoding YfhE family protein, translated as MAERNVKKLPYKGINTEKNNGLTDTQEVLWAKEFKRATKAGYPDEVKSDRG; from the coding sequence ATGGCAGAACGAAATGTGAAGAAGCTTCCATACAAAGGAATCAATACAGAGAAGAACAATGGACTGACGGACACACAGGAAGTTTTATGGGCGAAGGAATTTAAACGTGCAACAAAAGCTGGATATCCCGACGAAGTGAAGAGTGACCGCGGATAG
- a CDS encoding beta-galactosidase: MYLGVDYYPEHWDKSLIDEDLTRMKEMGVNMIRIGEFAWHLMEKQEGTFDFSFFDHVIKKAKRQGISVMFGTPTATFPAWLAKNHPDILIEDINGNKKAFGGRRQYCFNSETYEAYSLRIVEKLVDHYKDEEAIVSWQIDNEFGHEGSDMCYCGQCQDAFQRFLEKKYDSIDELNERWGTIFWGQTYNDFSEIPVPKVTVTVHNPAMMLDWARFRSASLAGFAHKHIELVNRLKGNHQTVTTNLPGGFFDKWFDHNEFSRELDFVSYDNYPVWGGLKEPISPAHLSMTLDYVRGLKKENFWIVEELMGAQGHDIIGYLPRPNQAKAWAWHAFAHGCSNMLFFRWRGMNKGAEQYCLGILDSNNRTTRKYKEVQQFFSEVKEHKALFDAPVKADVALVYDFDTIWSWRNQQQNASIDYTEEILRLYEPFHKQNTSIDVIKYDQDFSDYKVLLLPVAKVMDPELAGRLEEFTRNGGTVVMSYRAGVKDRDNNLVFGKMVPGELSGLLGIEVEESESLQAGESAPVVPVDGGEATEAVYWRDLVKPLTARTLHRYDDRFYNEYSCVTENDFGKGKAYYIGAGVQQEIMHSLAKTIASSSGLHTVESNPGVEIITRTAEGKDYQVIVNHNGYEETFNGIELQPYECRIVEV; the protein is encoded by the coding sequence ATGTACCTAGGTGTTGATTACTACCCCGAACATTGGGACAAATCACTCATCGATGAAGACCTTACCCGCATGAAAGAAATGGGCGTCAACATGATACGGATCGGCGAATTCGCCTGGCACCTCATGGAAAAACAAGAAGGAACCTTCGACTTTTCATTTTTCGATCACGTCATCAAAAAGGCAAAACGCCAAGGAATAAGCGTCATGTTCGGAACCCCGACTGCCACATTCCCGGCATGGCTTGCAAAAAACCATCCTGATATCCTGATCGAAGATATCAACGGAAACAAAAAGGCATTCGGCGGCCGCCGCCAATACTGCTTCAACTCAGAAACCTATGAAGCATACTCCCTGCGCATCGTCGAAAAACTCGTGGATCACTACAAGGACGAAGAAGCGATTGTGTCATGGCAGATCGACAACGAGTTTGGACATGAAGGCAGCGACATGTGCTACTGCGGCCAATGCCAGGATGCGTTCCAGCGTTTCCTTGAAAAGAAATACGATTCAATCGATGAACTCAATGAGCGATGGGGGACGATTTTCTGGGGGCAGACGTATAATGACTTCTCTGAAATCCCTGTCCCGAAAGTGACGGTCACCGTCCATAATCCGGCGATGATGCTTGATTGGGCTCGCTTCCGCTCAGCGTCACTTGCAGGCTTCGCCCATAAACACATCGAACTCGTCAACAGACTGAAAGGCAATCACCAGACCGTCACGACGAACCTGCCTGGCGGATTTTTCGATAAATGGTTCGACCACAACGAATTTTCAAGGGAGCTCGATTTCGTGTCCTATGACAATTATCCGGTCTGGGGCGGCTTGAAGGAGCCGATTTCACCTGCCCACCTATCGATGACGCTCGATTATGTCCGGGGCTTGAAGAAGGAGAATTTCTGGATTGTAGAGGAATTGATGGGGGCACAGGGTCATGACATCATCGGTTACCTGCCTCGTCCGAATCAGGCAAAGGCATGGGCATGGCATGCGTTCGCCCACGGCTGCTCCAATATGCTATTCTTCCGCTGGCGCGGGATGAATAAGGGCGCCGAGCAATACTGCCTGGGAATCCTGGATTCCAACAACCGGACGACACGCAAATACAAGGAAGTCCAGCAATTTTTCAGTGAAGTGAAAGAGCATAAGGCGCTGTTTGATGCACCCGTCAAAGCGGATGTTGCGCTTGTATACGACTTTGATACCATCTGGTCATGGAGGAATCAGCAGCAAAATGCGAGCATCGATTACACGGAGGAAATTCTTCGTCTTTATGAACCCTTCCATAAGCAAAATACGTCCATCGATGTGATTAAATACGATCAGGACTTCTCCGATTATAAGGTGCTTCTTCTTCCGGTGGCAAAAGTGATGGATCCTGAATTGGCCGGTCGTCTCGAGGAATTCACAAGGAACGGGGGAACCGTCGTCATGTCCTACCGTGCAGGTGTGAAGGACCGCGACAACAACCTTGTATTCGGAAAAATGGTTCCAGGGGAGCTTTCCGGACTTCTGGGCATCGAAGTCGAAGAATCCGAGTCCCTGCAGGCGGGTGAGTCAGCTCCTGTTGTCCCTGTCGACGGCGGGGAGGCAACAGAGGCGGTCTACTGGCGCGATCTCGTGAAGCCGCTGACCGCACGCACGCTGCATCGCTACGATGACCGTTTCTACAATGAATATTCCTGTGTGACCGAAAATGATTTCGGCAAGGGTAAAGCCTATTACATCGGTGCAGGTGTTCAGCAGGAAATCATGCATTCACTGGCCAAAACGATCGCATCATCCTCTGGTCTTCATACAGTCGAGTCCAACCCTGGAGTTGAAATCATCACGAGAACGGCAGAAGGAAAAGACTATCAGGTGATCGTGAACCATAACGGATACGAAGAGACATTCAATGGCATCGAGCTCCAGCCGTATGAATGCCGCATCGTAGAGGTGTAA
- a CDS encoding aldose epimerase family protein gives MDIRKELFGEIEGKQVDSYTLKNDHGMEVSFITYGGAVTKILAPDRHGRLENVVLGFDTLDEYIKHTHYFGAIAGRVAGRIGNARYSWNGKTVELTPNEGRNHLHGGSVGFNRVIWNEEKVSVAGDRASVKISYRSLDGEEGYPGNVKVEAAYTLTDEGDFIIEYQAETDRDTPVNLTNHSYFNLSGDAKSPILNHTLQMEADAYLPLTDTNLPTGEIRPVEGTPFDFRQPRTILDGMEESQETKDGYDHPFVLKEDGSVVLSHGGSGRTMTVETDQKSVVLYTGNFLTGERLSGGGTAGRHMGLCLETQGYPDAVNHPHFPSVMVKAGDVYRASNVYKFAIVK, from the coding sequence TTGGATATCAGAAAAGAACTATTCGGAGAAATCGAAGGAAAGCAGGTCGACTCCTACACGTTAAAAAATGATCATGGAATGGAAGTGTCCTTCATTACGTATGGAGGAGCTGTGACCAAGATCCTTGCGCCTGACCGGCATGGCCGTCTTGAAAATGTCGTCCTTGGATTCGACACGCTGGACGAATATATCAAACACACCCATTATTTCGGTGCCATTGCCGGAAGGGTCGCCGGCCGGATCGGTAACGCCCGGTATTCCTGGAATGGGAAGACAGTGGAACTGACTCCGAACGAAGGGCGCAATCACCTGCACGGCGGGAGTGTTGGTTTTAACCGTGTGATTTGGAATGAGGAAAAAGTCAGTGTCGCAGGTGACAGGGCCAGCGTGAAGATTTCCTATCGCAGCCTGGATGGAGAAGAAGGCTATCCAGGCAACGTGAAGGTTGAGGCAGCCTATACCCTGACGGATGAGGGCGATTTCATCATTGAGTATCAAGCTGAAACCGACCGTGATACACCGGTCAATCTCACCAATCACAGTTATTTCAATCTTAGCGGTGACGCCAAGAGTCCTATTTTGAATCATACCCTGCAGATGGAAGCGGACGCCTACCTACCATTGACAGACACAAATCTGCCGACGGGAGAAATCCGCCCGGTAGAAGGGACGCCGTTTGACTTCCGCCAGCCGCGCACCATTCTGGATGGGATGGAAGAGTCCCAAGAAACGAAAGATGGATATGACCACCCCTTTGTTTTAAAGGAGGATGGAAGTGTCGTTCTTTCACACGGAGGGAGCGGCAGGACGATGACCGTCGAAACCGACCAGAAATCCGTCGTCCTCTACACCGGGAACTTTCTAACAGGTGAGCGTCTGAGCGGTGGCGGCACAGCCGGCAGACATATGGGGCTCTGCCTCGAAACCCAAGGCTATCCCGACGCCGTCAACCACCCTCACTTCCCATCGGTGATGGTCAAAGCGGGGGATGTGTACAGGGCTTCCAACGTATATAAATTCGCAATAGTGAAGTAG
- the galT gene encoding UDP-glucose--hexose-1-phosphate uridylyltransferase has protein sequence MTIFQKVDALIAKALEAGLITKEDEVYARNRVLALLKLEDYQPEYAADSGDIPDLLQGLTEYAVEKGIIDDLFDKKEIFSAEVMDCFIARPSVINSEFFTRYERDPGEATDYFYKLSRDSNYIQTKRIQQNISYKAPTEYGELDITINLSKPEKDPKQIAMERAMPKKDNQYPQCLLCVENEGYAGRIGHPARANHRMIRLNLGDEDWMLQYSPYVYYNEHCIVLSKEHRPMEINKSGFERLLHFVHQFPHYFAGSNADLPIVGGSILSHDHYQGGRYDFAMAKAESEYRFSLDGFSGVEAAIVKWPMSVIRLSSDEMAKLADAADDILSQWKEYSDPEVDIIAYSRDTRHNTITPIARMRDGKYELDLVLRNNRTNDEHPMGIFHPHADVHHIKKENIGLIEVMGLAVLPARLKGELQEVEKALLGTDHNVEDIHLPWVQQMKDRHGSEVNKENVSGIVREELGHKFSRVLEDAGVFKRDDQGMNAFRKFVDGLSGK, from the coding sequence ATGACCATTTTCCAAAAGGTTGACGCACTGATCGCAAAAGCGCTTGAAGCCGGACTGATTACAAAAGAAGATGAAGTGTATGCGCGGAACCGGGTGCTGGCCTTACTGAAGCTGGAAGACTATCAGCCGGAGTATGCAGCAGATTCCGGGGACATTCCGGACTTGCTCCAAGGGCTGACCGAATATGCAGTCGAAAAAGGCATCATCGACGATCTGTTCGATAAGAAGGAAATCTTCTCTGCAGAAGTGATGGACTGTTTCATCGCGAGGCCATCCGTCATCAATTCAGAGTTCTTCACCCGATATGAACGCGATCCCGGGGAAGCAACAGATTATTTTTATAAATTAAGCCGGGACAGCAACTACATCCAGACGAAGCGGATTCAGCAGAACATCAGCTACAAGGCCCCGACTGAATACGGGGAGCTCGATATCACCATCAATCTGTCGAAGCCGGAAAAAGATCCGAAGCAGATTGCCATGGAACGCGCGATGCCGAAGAAGGATAACCAATACCCGCAGTGCCTCCTGTGCGTCGAGAACGAGGGATATGCCGGCCGGATCGGACACCCGGCACGGGCGAACCACCGGATGATCAGGCTGAACCTAGGGGATGAAGACTGGATGCTTCAGTATTCCCCGTATGTGTATTACAACGAACACTGCATCGTCCTGTCGAAGGAGCACCGTCCGATGGAGATCAACAAGAGCGGATTCGAGCGCCTGCTTCATTTCGTCCATCAATTTCCGCATTATTTTGCCGGGTCGAATGCAGACCTGCCGATCGTTGGAGGCTCGATCCTGTCTCACGACCATTATCAGGGCGGGCGCTATGACTTTGCGATGGCGAAGGCGGAAAGCGAGTACAGGTTTTCATTGGATGGGTTTTCAGGAGTCGAAGCGGCCATCGTAAAGTGGCCGATGTCTGTCATACGGTTGAGCTCGGATGAAATGGCGAAGCTTGCGGATGCCGCTGATGATATCCTGTCGCAATGGAAGGAATACAGCGACCCTGAAGTCGACATCATCGCTTATTCCCGGGACACCCGCCACAACACGATCACACCGATCGCACGCATGCGTGACGGCAAATACGAACTGGATCTCGTGCTGCGGAACAACCGCACCAACGATGAGCATCCGATGGGCATCTTCCATCCGCACGCCGATGTCCATCACATCAAAAAAGAAAACATCGGCCTCATCGAAGTCATGGGCCTAGCCGTTCTGCCGGCACGCCTGAAGGGCGAACTACAAGAAGTCGAAAAAGCCCTATTGGGAACAGACCATAACGTCGAAGACATCCACCTGCCATGGGTCCAGCAAATGAAAGACCGCCACGGCAGCGAAGTCAACAAAGAAAACGTAAGCGGCATCGTCCGCGAAGAACTCGGCCACAAATTCTCCCGCGTCCTCGAAGACGCCGGAGTCTTCAAACGAGACGACCAGGGAATGAACGCATTCAGAAAGTTCGTGGATGGGTTGAGTGGGAAATAG